One window from the genome of Variovorax sp. PAMC26660 encodes:
- a CDS encoding GNAT family N-acetyltransferase, which yields MLEQRVAHSRHFATTVFDPPCASEAQWDNFLGYWRVRNAEDAPGDPTVSDADTRLNVLRPTPLHVVHRVMAADEHGRFIGSVSMSTRKEGTPDWEALAPFVEAWGGVLRPHRRQGVASTLLRALLALMETQGKTTATLRAHLPEGHAFLRTIGAVEKHRAIENRLSFDGLDWEALGQWQAQALATNRGLRTEIHVGRVPLERLEALMAPLSTLLEDAPTSALARGPMRYELEGFLAWYADLDLRGGEHFLVLLLDGDELAAVCDASWNPRLPDRMWQALTAVARPWRGKGLAKAVKAAMLRLVHERHPQVAMAITNNAEVNAPMLAINHQLGFVAHRHDGVYQIGTESLRAYLSSRPLASREQEAQQ from the coding sequence ATGCTTGAACAACGTGTCGCGCATTCGCGGCATTTCGCAACCACTGTTTTCGATCCCCCGTGCGCATCCGAGGCGCAGTGGGACAACTTCCTCGGCTACTGGCGCGTTCGCAATGCCGAAGACGCTCCGGGCGATCCCACGGTCAGCGATGCCGATACACGGCTCAACGTGCTGCGGCCCACGCCCTTGCACGTCGTACACCGCGTGATGGCCGCCGACGAACACGGCCGGTTCATCGGCAGCGTGAGCATGAGCACGCGCAAGGAAGGCACGCCCGACTGGGAAGCCCTCGCGCCGTTCGTCGAGGCCTGGGGCGGCGTGCTGCGTCCCCATCGGCGGCAAGGCGTTGCGAGCACGCTGCTGCGTGCGTTGCTGGCACTGATGGAAACGCAGGGCAAGACCACGGCGACCCTCAGGGCGCACCTGCCTGAAGGGCACGCCTTCCTACGCACCATCGGCGCGGTCGAGAAACACCGCGCCATCGAGAACCGCCTGTCTTTCGACGGTCTCGACTGGGAAGCGCTGGGCCAATGGCAGGCGCAGGCCCTTGCCACGAACCGCGGCCTGCGCACCGAGATCCACGTGGGCCGCGTCCCGCTCGAAAGGCTCGAAGCGCTGATGGCGCCTCTTTCGACACTGCTCGAAGATGCCCCGACCAGCGCACTCGCCCGAGGCCCGATGCGCTATGAGCTGGAAGGATTCCTCGCGTGGTATGCCGATCTCGATCTTCGGGGCGGCGAGCACTTCCTCGTGCTCCTGCTCGATGGCGACGAACTGGCCGCCGTCTGCGACGCCAGCTGGAATCCGCGCCTTCCCGACCGCATGTGGCAGGCCCTCACGGCGGTCGCCCGCCCCTGGCGCGGCAAGGGCCTGGCCAAGGCCGTGAAGGCCGCCATGCTGCGGCTCGTGCACGAACGCCATCCGCAGGTCGCGATGGCCATCACCAACAACGCAGAGGTCAACGCCCCCATGCTCGCCATCAACCACCAATTGGGCTTCGTCGCGCACAGGCATGATGGGGTCTACCAGATCGGCACGGAAAGCCTGAGGGCCTACCTCTCGAGCCGCCCCCTGGCTTCACGGGAACAGGAGGCCCAACAATGA
- a CDS encoding GAF domain-containing sensor histidine kinase, producing the protein MKPASDPLAPVVLVDTDEAIARDVAAVGRISAVPTLLKIICQNTGMGFAAVARVTDGTWTACAVEDTIHFGLKPGGQLKVETTLCKESRAARLPVVIDHASTDPVYFNHHTPRLYNIESYISVPIVHTNGEYFGNLCAIDPRPAAVSDPRIVAMFTAFADLIARQLENEDRQERTESALQSERATAELREQFIAVLGHDLRNPLSSVGAAAELLIRRQTEPDLVKLGTRLKSSTRRMSGLIDDVLDFARVRLGSGMGLVMREADFLAPGLKDVIDEVRAANPTLDIRDELSINGVVRCDQGRIQQVLSNLLGNAVAHGAQDVPIVVRAAVAGDRLVLSVSNGGAPISPDDLPKIFQPYWRPENSKPGGGLGLGLYICTEIVAAHGGTLEVTSSVAGGTCFVATLPVA; encoded by the coding sequence TTGAAACCAGCCTCCGACCCTCTCGCGCCTGTCGTCCTCGTCGACACCGACGAGGCCATCGCGCGGGACGTTGCGGCCGTCGGACGCATCAGCGCGGTGCCGACACTGCTCAAGATCATCTGCCAGAACACCGGCATGGGCTTTGCCGCCGTGGCCCGCGTGACCGATGGCACCTGGACCGCATGCGCGGTGGAAGACACCATCCATTTCGGCCTGAAACCCGGCGGCCAGCTCAAGGTGGAAACCACGCTGTGCAAGGAATCGCGCGCGGCCCGCCTGCCGGTGGTGATCGATCATGCCAGCACCGACCCGGTGTACTTCAACCACCACACGCCGCGCCTGTACAACATCGAGAGCTACATCTCGGTGCCCATCGTCCACACCAACGGCGAGTACTTCGGCAACCTGTGCGCCATTGATCCCCGGCCCGCTGCGGTGTCGGACCCGCGCATCGTGGCGATGTTCACCGCCTTCGCCGACCTGATCGCGCGCCAGCTCGAAAACGAAGACCGGCAGGAGCGCACCGAATCGGCCCTGCAGTCCGAGCGCGCCACGGCCGAGTTGCGCGAGCAGTTCATCGCGGTGCTGGGCCATGACCTGCGCAACCCGCTGTCTTCGGTGGGCGCGGCAGCCGAACTGCTGATCCGCCGCCAGACGGAGCCCGACCTCGTCAAGCTCGGCACGCGGCTCAAGTCGAGCACCCGCCGCATGTCGGGTTTGATCGACGACGTGCTCGACTTCGCCCGCGTGCGCCTGGGCTCCGGCATGGGCCTGGTGATGCGCGAGGCCGACTTCCTGGCACCGGGGCTCAAGGATGTGATCGACGAAGTCCGGGCGGCCAACCCGACGCTGGACATTCGGGACGAGCTGTCGATCAACGGCGTGGTGCGTTGCGATCAGGGGCGCATCCAGCAGGTGCTGTCGAACCTCCTGGGCAATGCCGTGGCGCATGGCGCGCAAGACGTGCCCATCGTCGTGCGTGCCGCAGTCGCGGGCGACCGGCTGGTTCTCTCGGTGTCCAATGGCGGCGCACCGATCTCCCCGGACGATCTTCCGAAAATCTTCCAGCCCTACTGGCGCCCCGAGAACAGCAAGCCCGGCGGCGGGCTGGGGCTGGGGCTTTACATCTGCACGGAAATCGTCGCCGCGCACGGCGGCACGCTGGAAGTCACCTCGTCCGTGGCCGGCGGCACCTGTTTCGTGGCGACCCTTCCGGTCGCCTGA
- a CDS encoding SET domain-containing protein yields MKHRKQTSSTPFVRVGPSGVHGLGAFATRDLPAEAFLGLYEGRRYSKQEIATKVWDDQLTYLFTLTNQETIDGAKGGNATRHLNHSCEPNCEAVEEYDDAGELVLKFQTLVSVDAGDELFIDYSLTADDGSPPSKYPCHCGSPNCRGTMLAPVEKDAVAATADPTKPVSDHTTPLTGLPW; encoded by the coding sequence ATGAAGCATCGCAAGCAAACCTCGTCCACGCCTTTCGTCCGGGTGGGCCCCAGCGGCGTTCACGGCCTCGGCGCCTTCGCCACGCGCGACCTGCCGGCCGAAGCCTTCCTCGGCCTCTACGAAGGCCGCCGCTATTCGAAGCAGGAAATCGCCACCAAGGTCTGGGACGACCAGCTCACCTACCTGTTCACGCTGACGAACCAGGAAACCATCGACGGTGCCAAGGGCGGCAACGCCACCCGCCACCTGAACCACTCCTGCGAGCCGAACTGCGAGGCCGTCGAGGAATACGACGACGCCGGCGAGCTGGTGCTCAAGTTCCAGACGCTGGTTTCGGTGGATGCGGGCGACGAGCTGTTCATCGACTATTCGCTGACAGCCGATGACGGCTCGCCGCCCTCGAAGTACCCCTGCCACTGCGGCTCGCCGAATTGCCGGGGGACGATGCTGGCGCCGGTAGAGAAAGACGCAGTGGCCGCGACAGCCGACCCGACAAAGCCCGTTTCCGACCACACGACGCCGCTCACCGGGCTCCCGTGGTGA
- the argC gene encoding N-acetyl-gamma-glutamyl-phosphate reductase, protein MSAPLVFIDGDQGTTGLQIHERLNGRTDLRLLTLPVDERKNPQRRAEAINACDIAVLCLPDGPAREAAASITNPAVRVIDASSAHRTDAGWVYGFPEMGGGQAERIASAHRVTNPGCYPTGAIALLRPLVQAGLLPADHPIAIHAVSGYSGGGRARVEAHEAPAASAPAFQVYGLRLAHKHTPEIERYAGLSARPFFLPAYGSFRQGIVLTIPLQLRTLPTGTSAEQLHYCLQQHYAGQPHVELTGLAEAEAAEHLDPEALNGTNQLRLSVFANAQHGQVLLTAVFDNLGKGASGAAVQNLDLMLRRLVG, encoded by the coding sequence ATGAGCGCACCGCTTGTTTTCATCGATGGCGACCAGGGCACCACCGGCCTGCAGATCCACGAACGCCTGAACGGCCGTACCGACCTGCGCCTGTTGACCCTGCCCGTGGACGAGCGCAAGAATCCCCAGCGTCGGGCCGAGGCCATCAACGCTTGCGACATCGCCGTGCTGTGCCTGCCCGACGGGCCCGCGCGTGAAGCAGCGGCCTCCATCACCAATCCTGCCGTGCGCGTGATCGACGCAAGCTCTGCCCATCGCACCGATGCCGGGTGGGTGTATGGTTTTCCCGAGATGGGTGGCGGCCAGGCCGAGCGCATTGCGAGCGCCCATCGGGTGACCAACCCCGGCTGCTACCCCACGGGCGCGATTGCGCTGTTGCGCCCGCTGGTGCAGGCCGGGTTGTTGCCTGCGGACCACCCGATCGCCATTCACGCTGTGTCGGGCTACTCCGGTGGCGGGCGGGCCCGCGTGGAGGCGCATGAAGCTCCCGCTGCCAGTGCGCCGGCCTTCCAGGTCTATGGCCTGCGCCTGGCGCACAAGCACACGCCCGAGATCGAGCGGTATGCGGGCCTGTCGGCGCGCCCGTTCTTCCTGCCCGCATACGGATCGTTCCGTCAGGGGATCGTGCTCACCATTCCCCTGCAACTGCGCACATTGCCTACTGGCACCAGTGCCGAGCAGTTGCATTACTGTCTGCAGCAGCACTACGCGGGTCAGCCGCATGTGGAGTTGACAGGTCTCGCAGAAGCCGAGGCCGCCGAGCACCTGGACCCCGAAGCCTTGAACGGCACCAACCAGTTGCGCCTTTCCGTGTTTGCCAATGCGCAGCACGGACAGGTGCTGCTGACGGCCGTGTTCGACAACCTGGGCAAGGGGGCGTCGGGTGCGGCTGTGCAGAACCTGGATCTGATGCTGCGGCGCTTGGTTGGCTGA
- a CDS encoding DUF1090 domain-containing protein — MFLKPCFLALALTLAMPVFAQSAQPSDAGDCKAQEAALESDVDLARARGQMLRRRELADALSALQLRCKTPAPATSREARIEKLEQEIRTLRSELDRAEAQLRDLKNGSP, encoded by the coding sequence ATGTTTTTGAAACCCTGCTTCCTGGCCCTTGCATTGACCCTGGCCATGCCCGTTTTCGCGCAATCCGCACAGCCGTCGGACGCTGGGGATTGCAAGGCGCAGGAAGCGGCGCTCGAGAGCGACGTGGATCTGGCCCGCGCCAGGGGCCAGATGCTGCGCCGGCGAGAGCTGGCCGACGCCTTGAGCGCGTTGCAGCTGCGTTGCAAGACGCCTGCTCCGGCGACGAGCCGCGAAGCGCGCATCGAAAAGCTGGAGCAGGAGATCCGGACGCTGCGCTCGGAACTCGATCGCGCCGAGGCGCAATTGCGCGATCTGAAGAACGGATCGCCCTGA
- a CDS encoding PA4780 family RIO1-like protein kinase, with amino-acid sequence MKAPQRLQALIDEGLIDSVVRQLMSGKEAMVYVVRCGEETRCAKVYKEADKRSFRQAVDYTENRRVKNTREARAMAKGTRFGRKVTEAIWQSAEVDALYRLAAAGVRVPTPHNFLEGVLLMDLVTDANGDAAPRLNDVVFTPEDAVRHHASLLKEVMRMLGAGVVHGDLSEFNVLLAEDGPVIIDLPQAVDAAGNNHAKRMLLRDVENLRNFFGQFAPALLKTHYGDEIWQLYERGLLRPETELTGSFVRETGPVDLSNVLREVDDARMEEAARLVRMQTPRQ; translated from the coding sequence ATGAAAGCACCCCAGAGACTCCAGGCACTGATCGACGAAGGCCTGATCGACAGCGTGGTGCGCCAGCTGATGAGCGGCAAGGAAGCGATGGTCTATGTCGTGCGCTGCGGCGAGGAAACGCGCTGCGCCAAGGTCTACAAGGAGGCCGACAAGCGCAGCTTCCGCCAGGCCGTCGACTACACCGAGAACCGCCGCGTCAAGAACACGCGCGAGGCGCGCGCCATGGCCAAGGGCACGCGCTTCGGCCGCAAGGTGACCGAGGCCATCTGGCAAAGCGCCGAGGTCGATGCGCTCTACCGCCTGGCCGCCGCCGGCGTGCGCGTGCCCACGCCGCACAACTTCCTCGAAGGCGTGCTGCTGATGGACCTGGTGACCGATGCCAACGGCGACGCCGCCCCGCGCCTGAACGACGTGGTCTTCACGCCCGAAGACGCGGTGCGGCACCACGCCAGCCTGCTCAAGGAAGTGATGCGCATGCTGGGCGCCGGCGTCGTGCACGGCGACTTGTCGGAGTTCAACGTGCTGCTGGCCGAAGACGGCCCGGTCATCATCGACCTGCCGCAAGCGGTCGATGCAGCGGGCAACAACCACGCCAAACGCATGCTGCTGCGCGATGTCGAGAACCTGCGCAACTTCTTCGGCCAGTTCGCTCCGGCGCTGCTGAAGACGCACTACGGCGACGAGATCTGGCAGTTGTACGAGCGCGGCCTGCTGCGTCCCGAAACGGAACTGACGGGCAGCTTCGTGCGCGAGACCGGCCCGGTCGACCTGAGCAATGTGCTGCGCGAAGTGGACGACGCGCGCATGGAAGAAGCGGCGCGGCTGGTGCGCATGCAGACGCCGCGACAATAG
- a CDS encoding GNAT family N-acetyltransferase, giving the protein MNKIGMAVAPATGFTRGELTALWNQAYEGYFVPISFDEQRFERHLRRGEVDLALSRVVAIDGVARGISLAGRRHGRAYLAGFGIASAHRRQGLARQLIEAQIRAFSAARIGQAFLEVIEQNAARVLYRQAGFEEARTLDVLEWAFEARAAGIGGALDAAELVAVHDTCSALSRPTWRRELPTVRDALAHEGAVTLGVRRGTEVVGYAVMAPMGDAQGTLFDAAAVDEAAAHDLLDALAIARPGTRWRLVDEPAHSPISNAAIARGATTVIRQIEMALTLKPGNNAPSPT; this is encoded by the coding sequence ATGAACAAGATTGGCATGGCGGTCGCCCCCGCTACGGGCTTCACGCGCGGCGAACTCACCGCGCTCTGGAACCAGGCTTACGAGGGCTACTTCGTCCCCATCTCATTCGACGAACAGCGCTTCGAGCGCCACCTGCGGCGCGGCGAAGTCGACCTGGCGCTGTCCCGCGTTGTCGCCATCGACGGCGTGGCCCGCGGCATTTCGCTGGCCGGCCGCAGGCACGGGCGTGCCTACCTCGCGGGCTTCGGCATCGCGAGCGCGCACCGGCGGCAGGGGCTGGCCAGGCAACTCATCGAAGCGCAGATCAGGGCCTTTTCGGCGGCACGCATTGGCCAAGCCTTTCTCGAAGTCATCGAGCAGAACGCGGCCCGCGTGCTCTACCGGCAAGCCGGCTTCGAGGAAGCCCGGACGCTCGACGTTCTTGAATGGGCCTTCGAGGCGCGCGCAGCAGGCATCGGCGGCGCACTCGACGCGGCGGAGCTCGTGGCCGTTCACGACACCTGCAGCGCGCTGTCGCGCCCCACATGGCGACGCGAACTGCCGACCGTGCGCGATGCCCTCGCCCACGAAGGCGCGGTGACGCTCGGCGTGCGGCGCGGCACGGAAGTCGTCGGCTATGCCGTCATGGCGCCGATGGGCGATGCCCAAGGCACGCTGTTCGACGCCGCCGCTGTCGACGAAGCCGCTGCCCACGACCTGCTGGACGCGCTGGCCATCGCGCGCCCCGGCACCCGCTGGCGACTGGTCGACGAGCCCGCGCACAGCCCAATTTCCAACGCAGCGATCGCGCGCGGCGCAACCACTGTCATCCGTCAGATCGAGATGGCGTTGACCCTCAAGCCAGGCAACAACGCCCCGTCCCCCACATGA
- a CDS encoding ABC transporter substrate-binding protein — translation MNAPALPNPSPQPPHGRQPLTTTVRRIAKAAAFVALGLGSAAHAAGIRLEDDRGTTLELQAPAKRIVSLMPSLTETVCALDACDRLVGIDRHANWPASVKGLPQVGGIDDANIERIVALKPDLVLLRPRSRAAEPLERLGIKVLALDAKTHADMRRVMETVARATGRPGAGEAFWRKLDAGLDAARARVPAGWQGRRVYFEVHGGVAAASESSFIGETLARLGLANAVPGTLGPFPKMSPEFVVRADPDVLMVSALGEISAMAARPGWSAMSAIKRGRVCSFASARFDLMMRPGPRLDEAADAIVGCLASLGDPKP, via the coding sequence ATGAATGCCCCTGCCCTGCCGAACCCCAGCCCGCAACCACCGCACGGGCGCCAGCCGCTCACCACCACCGTTCGACGGATCGCGAAGGCCGCGGCCTTCGTGGCGCTGGGCCTCGGCTCGGCAGCCCACGCCGCCGGAATCCGCCTCGAAGACGACCGTGGCACCACGCTCGAGTTGCAGGCGCCGGCAAAACGCATCGTGTCGCTGATGCCCTCGCTCACCGAGACCGTCTGCGCGCTCGATGCCTGCGACCGGCTGGTGGGCATCGACCGCCATGCCAACTGGCCGGCATCGGTGAAGGGCCTGCCGCAGGTGGGCGGCATCGACGACGCGAACATCGAGCGCATCGTCGCGCTCAAGCCCGACCTGGTGCTGCTGCGCCCGCGCAGCCGCGCCGCCGAACCGCTGGAACGCCTGGGCATCAAGGTGCTGGCGCTCGACGCCAAGACCCATGCCGACATGCGGCGCGTGATGGAAACCGTGGCCCGTGCCACCGGCCGCCCCGGCGCCGGCGAGGCCTTCTGGCGCAAGCTTGACGCCGGACTCGACGCGGCCCGTGCGCGCGTGCCCGCAGGCTGGCAGGGACGGCGCGTGTACTTCGAGGTGCACGGCGGCGTGGCGGCGGCGAGCGAAAGCTCCTTCATCGGCGAAACGCTGGCCCGCCTCGGCCTGGCCAACGCCGTACCTGGCACGCTCGGACCGTTCCCGAAGATGAGCCCCGAATTCGTGGTGCGCGCCGACCCGGACGTGCTGATGGTCTCGGCGCTCGGCGAAATCTCGGCCATGGCCGCGCGGCCCGGCTGGTCGGCCATGTCCGCCATCAAGCGCGGCCGGGTCTGCAGCTTTGCCTCGGCGCGCTTCGACCTGATGATGCGGCCCGGGCCCCGGCTGGATGAGGCAGCCGACGCCATCGTGGGCTGCCTGGCGTCGCTGGGCGACCCGAAGCCTTGA
- a CDS encoding RidA family protein: MAATRRVVREGAFRKIIADGVQVGDTIYLSGQVSVDGEGRTIGAGDTAAQLRQAYSNVRAVLESFGATMADIVDETVFVTDIEGFLADADGLFALRAEMFGGEPQISQTLVEVSRLGSADWLLEIKCIARTTAP; the protein is encoded by the coding sequence ATGGCAGCAACAAGGCGCGTGGTGCGCGAAGGCGCGTTCAGGAAGATCATTGCCGACGGCGTGCAGGTGGGCGACACCATCTACCTGTCCGGCCAGGTGAGCGTGGACGGCGAAGGCCGGACCATCGGCGCCGGCGACACCGCGGCGCAACTGCGGCAGGCCTACAGCAACGTCCGCGCGGTGCTCGAATCCTTCGGCGCGACCATGGCCGACATCGTGGACGAGACGGTTTTCGTGACCGACATCGAAGGCTTTCTCGCCGATGCCGATGGCCTGTTCGCCTTGCGCGCCGAGATGTTCGGCGGCGAGCCTCAGATCTCGCAAACGCTGGTCGAGGTGTCGCGCCTGGGCAGCGCCGACTGGCTGCTCGAGATCAAGTGCATCGCGAGAACAACTGCCCCCTGA
- a CDS encoding ATP-binding protein, which yields MTIAAPMPVPFPFAAISGQPQLRQTLLLAAVDPGLGGVLIEGPRGTAKTTAARALAELLPGAPFITLPLGASLESLVGTLDLGHALAGHELKFAPGLLARAHGGVLYVDEINLLPDALIDSLLDAAASGVNVVERDGISHRHAARFVLVGTMNPEEGTLRPQLLDRFGLCVHLRNIENAAERQAIVRARLAFDVDPHGFRATHAAAEAELASALVRARALVADASALPYGDAVHEAVGALCIEAGVDGLRADLVMLRSVRALAAWDGATAITTDHVQRVAEAVLLHRRKPEAAGAPAATSPAPAPSSQATGNGSNHQATGNDSAGEQDWGAMPPEPVGIERVKPLRPLIPSQTPSQAAPKKA from the coding sequence ATGACCATTGCCGCGCCCATGCCGGTGCCTTTTCCCTTCGCCGCGATCAGCGGCCAGCCGCAGTTGCGTCAGACGCTGCTGCTGGCGGCGGTCGATCCCGGCCTGGGTGGCGTGTTGATCGAAGGGCCGCGCGGCACGGCCAAGACCACGGCGGCGCGTGCACTGGCCGAGCTGCTGCCCGGTGCGCCTTTCATCACACTGCCGCTGGGGGCCAGCCTCGAAAGCCTCGTGGGCACGCTCGATCTCGGCCATGCGCTGGCGGGCCATGAACTCAAGTTCGCGCCCGGCCTGCTGGCGCGCGCGCATGGCGGCGTGCTCTACGTGGACGAAATCAACCTGCTGCCAGATGCGCTGATCGACTCGCTGCTCGACGCGGCGGCCAGCGGCGTGAATGTGGTCGAGCGTGACGGCATCTCGCACCGGCATGCGGCGCGCTTCGTGCTGGTCGGCACCATGAACCCGGAAGAGGGCACCCTGCGCCCGCAACTGCTCGACCGCTTCGGCCTGTGCGTGCATCTGCGCAACATCGAGAACGCGGCCGAGCGGCAGGCCATCGTGCGTGCGCGGCTTGCGTTCGACGTTGACCCGCATGGCTTTCGCGCGACGCATGCGGCGGCCGAAGCTGAACTCGCTTCGGCGCTGGTCCGCGCACGCGCCCTCGTGGCCGATGCATCGGCCTTGCCTTACGGCGATGCGGTGCATGAAGCGGTCGGCGCGCTGTGCATTGAAGCGGGCGTGGATGGCTTGCGTGCCGACCTCGTGATGCTGCGTTCGGTGCGAGCGCTGGCCGCATGGGACGGCGCGACAGCCATCACGACCGATCACGTGCAACGCGTGGCGGAGGCGGTGCTGCTGCATCGTCGCAAGCCTGAAGCGGCCGGTGCGCCTGCTGCTACCTCACCAGCGCCAGCGCCTTCTTCGCAAGCCACCGGCAACGGATCGAATCATCAAGCGACTGGCAATGACAGCGCCGGCGAACAGGACTGGGGCGCCATGCCGCCCGAGCCCGTCGGCATTGAACGCGTGAAGCCGCTGCGGCCGCTGATCCCGTCTCAAACGCCTTCGCAGGCCGCCCCAAAAAAAGCCTGA
- a CDS encoding vWA domain-containing protein, whose amino-acid sequence MRAEHLRHRPKQARSGALHCFLLDCSASMRKDGNLARAKGLLLALMQEAYQRRDHVALLCFAGDVVELRLPPRRASAWNDDWIAPIGAGGGTPLALGVERAEQLLVRSEARQRWLWLLTDGRTSESPARPEAADVACVVDFEAARIPLHRAQQLAERWQARYLVADRAD is encoded by the coding sequence CTGCGCGCGGAACACCTGCGCCACCGCCCGAAGCAGGCGCGCAGCGGCGCGCTCCACTGCTTCCTGCTCGACTGCTCGGCCTCGATGCGCAAAGACGGCAATCTCGCACGCGCCAAAGGCCTGCTGCTCGCGCTGATGCAAGAGGCCTATCAGCGCCGCGACCACGTCGCGTTGCTGTGCTTTGCCGGCGATGTGGTCGAGCTTCGCCTGCCGCCGCGCCGCGCCAGCGCCTGGAACGACGACTGGATCGCACCCATCGGCGCCGGCGGCGGCACGCCGCTCGCGCTGGGCGTGGAGCGTGCCGAGCAATTGCTGGTTCGCAGCGAGGCGCGGCAGCGCTGGCTGTGGCTGCTGACCGATGGCCGCACCAGCGAAAGCCCCGCACGGCCAGAAGCGGCCGATGTGGCGTGCGTGGTGGACTTCGAGGCGGCGCGCATTCCGCTGCATCGTGCACAGCAGTTGGCCGAACGCTGGCAGGCGCGCTACCTGGTCGCCGACCGGGCCGATTGA
- a CDS encoding LysR family transcriptional regulator, which translates to MRELNLDRLRTLVTIAELGSFAEAARVLHLAAPTVSLHVADLEAQVGAPLLLRKRGEVRTTGVGEALVQRAQRLLADADETLALVQRQVQGLAGRVRLGASTGAIAHLLPQALEVLGQQHPGIDVQVAVLTSQDTMARLAGGTLDVGLVALPQSPAPGVRVVPWRRDPVMAFVPAQWQSPTRATPHWLARQPLILNDKGTSLSRLTSEWFALAGEQPTARIQLNYNDAIKSLVAAGYGATLLPHEALDAAQTNPRVRMLALRPALWRPLAIAHHAGAIEKATQHVLDVLWQQRQA; encoded by the coding sequence ATGCGCGAACTGAACCTGGACCGATTGCGGACTCTCGTCACCATTGCCGAGCTGGGCTCTTTTGCCGAAGCCGCTCGCGTGCTGCATCTGGCAGCGCCCACGGTGAGCCTGCACGTGGCCGATCTGGAGGCACAGGTGGGCGCCCCGCTGCTGCTGCGCAAGCGCGGCGAGGTGCGCACCACCGGCGTGGGCGAGGCGCTGGTACAGCGTGCCCAACGCCTGCTGGCGGACGCCGATGAAACGCTGGCCTTGGTGCAACGCCAGGTGCAGGGCCTTGCCGGCCGCGTGCGGCTGGGCGCCTCCACCGGGGCCATTGCCCATCTGCTGCCGCAGGCGCTGGAGGTGCTGGGCCAGCAGCACCCGGGCATCGACGTGCAGGTGGCGGTGCTGACCTCGCAGGACACCATGGCCCGCCTGGCCGGCGGCACGCTGGACGTGGGGCTGGTGGCCCTGCCGCAGTCGCCCGCGCCCGGCGTGCGGGTGGTGCCCTGGCGCCGCGACCCGGTCATGGCCTTCGTGCCGGCCCAGTGGCAGTCGCCCACGCGGGCCACGCCGCACTGGCTGGCGCGCCAGCCGCTCATCCTCAACGACAAGGGCACCAGCCTCTCGCGGCTGACCAGCGAATGGTTCGCGCTGGCGGGCGAGCAACCCACGGCGCGCATCCAGCTCAACTACAACGACGCCATCAAGAGCCTGGTGGCCGCCGGTTACGGCGCCACGCTGCTGCCGCACGAGGCGCTGGATGCCGCGCAAACGAACCCGCGCGTGCGCATGCTGGCGCTGCGCCCCGCGCTGTGGCGACCCCTGGCCATTGCCCACCATGCCGGGGCCATCGAGAAGGCCACGCAGCACGTGCTGGACGTGCTGTGGCAGCAGCGCCAGGCGTGA